The bacterium genome includes a window with the following:
- a CDS encoding ribonuclease H-like domain-containing protein translates to MDHGKAAIHRPTRVVLDIETIGCSWAAFSEQEQRYLTKRAAQRDDDTTAEDVLALAPLTGQVALIGMRNPDSGHAKLYFLVPPDPKNPDTLWRDAALCAQCEVQRVGDAMQCFDDEATLLRAFWDDLAHYAQIITFNGRSFDGPFVMLRSLIVGVVPSRNLAGPRYDDAHIDLADRLTFFGATRDRYTLDFWCRRLGIASPKEHMSGDQFERLWRAGALTQCCMYNLEDLRATTALADRYFATFGKIYRLRKNGEPGR, encoded by the coding sequence ATGGACCATGGGAAAGCAGCGATCCACCGCCCCACGCGCGTCGTGTTGGACATCGAGACCATCGGATGTTCGTGGGCGGCGTTCAGCGAGCAGGAGCAGCGGTACCTCACAAAGCGCGCGGCCCAGCGTGATGACGATACGACCGCGGAGGATGTGCTCGCGCTCGCACCACTCACGGGACAAGTCGCGCTCATCGGGATGCGCAATCCCGATTCCGGTCATGCGAAGCTCTACTTCCTCGTCCCGCCGGACCCCAAGAATCCCGATACGCTCTGGCGCGATGCGGCGCTCTGCGCGCAGTGCGAAGTGCAGCGCGTGGGGGATGCAATGCAGTGCTTTGACGATGAAGCGACACTCCTCCGAGCGTTCTGGGACGATCTCGCACACTACGCGCAGATCATCACCTTCAACGGGCGGAGTTTCGATGGCCCGTTCGTCATGCTCCGCTCGCTCATCGTCGGTGTCGTACCGTCTCGGAACCTCGCAGGCCCGCGCTACGACGATGCGCACATTGATCTCGCGGATCGCCTCACCTTCTTTGGCGCGACGCGCGATCGGTACACCCTGGACTTCTGGTGCCGCCGCCTCGGTATCGCCTCGCCAAAGGAGCACATGTCCGGCGATCAGTTCGAGCGGCTCTGGCGCGCCGGCGCACTCACGCAGTGCTGCATGTACAACCTCGAAGACCTCCGTGCAACCACCGCACTCGCAGATCGCTACTTCGCCACCTTCGGCAAAATCTACCGCCTCCGCAAGAACGGCGAGCCCGGCCGATGA
- a CDS encoding DUF3298 domain-containing protein, producing the protein MEQETRRTMVTGVVAVAVIAIAALGYVWYAALPAEIVETPLTVKSTRAMETSVAHRLIADLPAVDGLADRAVQREINAAMRQPILDAMARFEARAFADRPDLVGAAPHTFRSVFEVRHFTDRLLSIQITRTESTGTASPEIVTTTYTYDFTASAPVTLADIVAGEDGLHAAAQLVRVQLLRMEGREPDAEALARIARGTSPTAGFGDTFVLNEHAITFFWNPGIVAPRAAGIIAIAIPYEDLREHLVPGSVVDGYY; encoded by the coding sequence ATGGAGCAGGAGACAAGGAGGACGATGGTGACAGGCGTCGTTGCGGTCGCGGTTATCGCGATCGCGGCATTGGGGTACGTGTGGTACGCGGCGTTGCCGGCGGAGATCGTCGAGACACCGTTGACCGTCAAGAGTACGCGGGCGATGGAGACGAGTGTCGCCCACCGGCTCATCGCAGATCTTCCCGCAGTGGATGGTCTCGCGGATCGCGCAGTGCAACGCGAGATCAACGCGGCCATGCGCCAGCCCATCCTGGACGCGATGGCGCGTTTCGAGGCCCGCGCATTCGCGGATCGTCCGGACCTCGTCGGCGCAGCGCCGCACACGTTCCGGAGTGTTTTCGAGGTTCGTCACTTTACGGATCGGCTCCTGAGCATCCAGATTACGCGCACGGAGAGCACCGGTACCGCGTCTCCGGAGATCGTGACGACGACGTACACGTACGATTTCACCGCGTCCGCTCCGGTCACCCTCGCGGATATCGTCGCAGGCGAAGACGGGCTCCACGCGGCTGCACAGCTCGTGCGCGTCCAGCTCCTCCGTATGGAGGGGCGGGAGCCGGATGCCGAGGCCCTCGCGCGCATCGCACGCGGGACATCGCCCACCGCCGGATTTGGTGACACCTTCGTGCTCAACGAGCACGCGATCACCTTCTTCTGGAACCCAGGCATCGTCGCCCCGCGAGCCGCAGGCATCATCGCCATCGCCATTCCCTACGAGGACTTGCGCGAGCACCTCGTACCGGGTAGTGTGGTGGACGGATACTACTAG
- a CDS encoding NUDIX domain-containing protein encodes MSYEKSAGAIIYKVKRDGRRVEPFFLLLRYPGGYWEFARGHVEDGEREHATALREIREETGLTELRFLRGFREKYRFHFKRSGKSVAKDAVLYLAEATRWNVQVSEEHDGYVWASYREAMVHLNFENAKQVLRKAQTFLNNRRSPARQQPVKGKSE; translated from the coding sequence ATGTCCTACGAGAAATCAGCGGGTGCCATCATCTACAAGGTGAAGCGCGACGGGCGTCGCGTGGAGCCATTCTTTCTCCTCCTGCGGTACCCGGGTGGGTACTGGGAGTTCGCGCGCGGGCACGTGGAGGATGGCGAGCGCGAACACGCGACGGCGCTCCGAGAGATTCGGGAGGAGACGGGCCTTACGGAGCTCCGGTTCCTCCGTGGCTTCCGCGAGAAGTACCGGTTCCACTTCAAGCGATCCGGCAAGAGCGTCGCGAAGGATGCCGTCCTCTACCTCGCGGAGGCGACGCGTTGGAACGTCCAGGTCTCGGAGGAACACGACGGCTACGTCTGGGCATCGTACCGTGAGGCCATGGTTCACCTCAATTTTGAGAACGCCAAGCAGGTGCTCCGAAAGGCGCAGACATTCCTCAATAATCGTCGCAGTCCCGCTCGTCAGCAACCGGTAAAAGGCAAGAGCGAGTAG
- a CDS encoding cyclopropane-fatty-acyl-phospholipid synthase family protein, which yields MAARKRIVLELFGRFPQDTAYAVRFWDGEERRFGPPGREPVFTVSFRHERALRALFGSISLGFGEGYMDGAITVEGSLEAFLRLSNAPEVQERLRALSFIARIRIAMMVLRQRSTLARAGDNIARHYNHGNDFYTRWLDERMMYSCAYFRASDDTLERAQEQKLELICRKLQLREKKRVLDIGCGWGGFAIYAAQHYKARVLGVTLSEPQLAEGKRRVAEAGLTHLVELRRADYRTLTEVPFEKVLSIGMFEHVGLEQHPAYFQAVDRLLADGGTALLHTIGRMRPHKGDPWVHRYIFPGSYIPSLGECVEGIAATGQTITDVENLRIHYAMTLDHWRARFERQLDAVRAQGLDDRFIRMWRLYLTGSSEAFRYGGLCLWQIVSTKGLVQDAPLTRAHLTHEQRVVL from the coding sequence ATGGCAGCACGCAAACGCATCGTGCTCGAGCTCTTCGGGCGGTTCCCCCAGGACACGGCATACGCCGTGCGTTTTTGGGATGGGGAGGAACGGCGGTTTGGTCCGCCTGGCCGGGAGCCGGTGTTCACGGTATCCTTCCGACATGAGCGTGCGCTCCGTGCGCTGTTCGGGAGCATCTCGTTGGGGTTTGGTGAGGGGTACATGGATGGCGCGATCACCGTGGAGGGGTCGCTCGAGGCGTTCCTGCGTTTGTCCAACGCGCCGGAGGTCCAGGAGCGTTTGCGGGCACTCTCGTTCATCGCGAGGATCCGCATCGCGATGATGGTGCTTCGGCAGCGCAGTACGCTCGCGCGGGCCGGTGACAACATCGCGCGTCACTACAACCACGGTAATGATTTCTACACGCGCTGGCTCGACGAGCGCATGATGTACTCCTGCGCGTATTTCCGTGCGTCGGACGATACGCTCGAGCGCGCGCAAGAGCAGAAGCTTGAGCTCATCTGTCGGAAGCTCCAGCTCCGGGAAAAAAAGCGCGTGCTCGACATCGGGTGTGGTTGGGGCGGGTTTGCCATCTACGCCGCGCAGCACTACAAGGCGCGCGTGCTCGGCGTGACGCTCTCCGAGCCGCAGCTCGCAGAGGGCAAGCGCCGTGTCGCGGAGGCGGGCCTCACGCACCTCGTCGAACTCCGCCGTGCTGATTACCGTACACTCACCGAGGTGCCATTTGAGAAGGTACTCTCCATCGGCATGTTTGAGCACGTCGGACTCGAACAGCACCCCGCCTACTTCCAGGCAGTTGATCGGTTGCTCGCAGACGGCGGCACTGCGCTCCTCCATACGATCGGGCGCATGCGACCGCACAAGGGCGATCCGTGGGTCCATCGGTACATCTTCCCGGGTAGCTACATCCCATCGCTCGGCGAGTGCGTAGAGGGGATTGCGGCGACCGGCCAGACGATCACGGATGTGGAAAACCTCCGCATCCACTACGCGATGACACTCGATCACTGGCGCGCACGCTTCGAGCGGCAACTCGATGCCGTGCGTGCACAGGGGCTGGACGACCGATTCATTCGCATGTGGCGTCTCTATTTGACGGGTTCTTCCGAGGCTTTTCGCTACGGTGGCCTGTGCCTGTGGCAGATCGTCTCAACGAAAGGACTCGTGCAAGACGCGCCCTTGACTCGTGCACATCTCACCCATGAGCAGCGTGTGGTACTATAG
- the lexA gene encoding transcriptional repressor LexA translates to MPLTKRQHQVLSFIINFVREHDYAPSIREIADGLDVSSPATIHEHLESLRRAGYVAGAGSRACMPTRQTLGLGRSFALPLLGTIAAGRPIEAVEEQEAIAVPADFVVDGLNSYVLRVQGESMIEEGIHDGDYVVVERNPSPRDGQVVVALLDNDHATLKKFYRERTRIRLEPANATMKPIFVRDCIVQGVVRAVMRRY, encoded by the coding sequence ATGCCTCTCACCAAACGCCAACACCAAGTGCTCAGCTTCATCATCAACTTCGTGCGCGAGCATGACTACGCGCCATCCATTCGCGAGATTGCGGATGGGCTGGATGTGTCGTCTCCCGCAACGATCCACGAGCACCTCGAGTCCCTCCGTCGTGCCGGCTACGTCGCAGGTGCCGGATCGCGCGCGTGCATGCCCACACGTCAGACGCTGGGACTCGGGCGATCATTCGCCCTCCCACTCCTCGGCACCATTGCAGCCGGTCGTCCCATCGAGGCCGTAGAAGAACAGGAGGCCATCGCCGTGCCGGCGGACTTCGTCGTGGACGGTCTCAACTCATACGTCCTCCGCGTGCAAGGCGAGTCCATGATCGAAGAGGGGATCCACGACGGCGACTACGTCGTTGTCGAGCGCAATCCCTCCCCCCGCGACGGCCAAGTCGTCGTCGCACTCCTCGACAACGACCACGCCACCCTCAAGAAGTTCTACCGCGAACGCACCCGCATCCGCCTGGAGCCGGCCAACGCCACCATGAAACCCATCTTCGTCCGCGACTGCATCGTCCAAGGCGTCGTCCGCGCGGTCATGCGGAGGTATTGA
- a CDS encoding sigma-70 family RNA polymerase sigma factor has protein sequence MATIKGKNKKQHSPKKHAAKQQLRKRVADVKKKVAQAVHRRSRPARVSKSAPRTIQKKHRAPKQMPSKRLAVAHPPRPAMPPVPPPKEAMDILVAKGQIRNFITETELLYGFRELEEHITEFEQFLDHIERLGIQIIETGGEMLGKRAEIQEVVHRGKEPKGTKKGKGKKAKQYEIPELTSDSIQMYLREIGRVPLLTPKEEVLLAKRKDRNDREAAKRLIEANLRLVVSIAKKFVGKQLSLLDLIQEGNIGLFRAVEKFDYRKGYKFSTYATWWIRQSITRALADQSRTIRIPVHMVETINKFQQIERRLIQDLGREPMPEEIAAEMGEPIDKVNHIIKISQDTVSLETSVGESDEDSTLSDFIEDVRTVSPDRAAALQLLRDYVKNIVKELAPREQKILDMRFGLTDGVPHTLEEVGREFDVTRERIRQIEAKAIERIQTLKGVEKLKDY, from the coding sequence ATGGCGACCATCAAGGGCAAGAACAAGAAACAGCACTCCCCAAAGAAGCACGCGGCAAAGCAGCAGCTGCGCAAGCGCGTCGCAGACGTGAAGAAGAAGGTTGCGCAGGCGGTACACCGCCGTTCGCGTCCTGCGCGCGTGTCCAAATCAGCACCGCGCACGATCCAAAAGAAGCACCGCGCACCCAAGCAGATGCCGTCGAAGCGTCTGGCAGTAGCGCATCCTCCGCGCCCCGCGATGCCGCCGGTGCCGCCACCGAAGGAGGCCATGGACATCCTCGTCGCGAAGGGGCAGATTCGCAACTTCATCACCGAGACGGAGCTGCTCTACGGATTCCGCGAACTCGAGGAGCACATCACGGAGTTCGAGCAGTTCCTCGACCACATCGAGCGTCTCGGTATCCAGATCATCGAGACCGGCGGTGAGATGCTCGGCAAGCGCGCCGAAATTCAGGAAGTCGTGCACCGCGGCAAGGAGCCGAAGGGAACAAAGAAGGGCAAGGGAAAGAAAGCGAAACAGTACGAGATTCCAGAGCTCACCTCGGATTCGATTCAGATGTACCTTCGCGAGATTGGCCGCGTACCGCTCCTCACGCCAAAAGAGGAGGTGCTTCTCGCGAAGCGGAAGGATCGCAACGACCGCGAGGCGGCGAAGCGGCTCATCGAGGCGAACCTTCGCCTCGTCGTTTCCATTGCCAAGAAGTTTGTCGGCAAGCAGCTTTCGCTCCTCGACCTCATCCAGGAGGGGAACATCGGCCTCTTCCGTGCGGTGGAGAAGTTTGACTACCGGAAGGGCTACAAGTTCTCCACGTACGCGACGTGGTGGATTCGTCAGTCCATCACGCGCGCGCTCGCAGACCAGTCGCGCACCATCCGCATTCCGGTGCACATGGTGGAGACGATCAACAAGTTCCAGCAGATCGAGCGCCGGCTCATCCAGGACCTCGGGCGCGAGCCCATGCCGGAGGAGATCGCGGCAGAAATGGGCGAGCCGATCGACAAGGTCAACCACATCATTAAAATCTCGCAGGACACGGTATCGCTCGAGACCTCCGTCGGCGAGAGCGATGAGGATTCCACACTCTCCGATTTTATCGAGGACGTGCGCACGGTCTCGCCGGATCGCGCTGCGGCGCTCCAGCTCCTCCGCGACTACGTCAAAAATATCGTGAAGGAGCTCGCACCGCGCGAGCAGAAGATCCTCGACATGCGCTTCGGGCTCACCGACGGTGTCCCGCACACGCTTGAGGAGGTGGGACGCGAGTTTGACGTCACACGCGAGCGCATCCGCCAGATCGAGGCGAAAGCGATCGAGCGTATCCAGACGCTCAAGGGCGTTGAGAAGTTGAAGGATTACTAG
- the polX gene encoding DNA polymerase/3'-5' exonuclease PolX has translation MAKPTNQDIANTFVEIAQRLSLQRANRFRVIAYERAAEVIAALPTACCAIAAEGGLRALRELPGIGEELALKLLELCKRGRLQFLVDLRKEVPRGLTDVLAIEGMGPMKTQFVWKEFDVENIRDLKRLLASGKLEEVPGWGAKSVENLLYAIAMLERSSGRMPIGQALPLAERIVETLRHSALCTEVEIAGSLRRRRETIGDLDILVTTEHPTRVMELFCALPDVRRVIARGTTKANVLLHQGIEADLRVLDPEVFGAGLHYFTGSKAHNIATRKIAIVKGLTISEYGVYRGTKAEKGRRVACRTEVDVFRAIGLPYIPPEIREDSGELSAARARTLPKLIEAEHLRGDLHMHSAFSDGSARMVEMIAAAKRAGYEYVAITDHASTQGIVGGIRTRSAPMASSRRTGGSIAAYVKQVRAAARKVRGIHVLVGAEVDILPDGSLYLSDGELRLLDWVVASLHSSFRQPGAKQTARVVRALAHPAVTCFGHPTGRLIGRRDGVTFDWEAVMGAARQYGVSLEVSASWMRLDLDDIHCRQAHDRGVKVCINSDAHSADALDPRFGIAQARRGWIERSDVINALPWKQFQKRILKRSV, from the coding sequence ATGGCTAAGCCGACCAATCAAGACATCGCCAATACGTTTGTCGAAATCGCGCAGCGGTTGTCGCTCCAGCGAGCGAATCGGTTCCGCGTGATTGCGTACGAGCGCGCGGCAGAGGTTATCGCCGCGTTGCCGACCGCATGCTGTGCGATCGCTGCGGAGGGCGGGCTCCGTGCACTCCGTGAGCTCCCCGGTATCGGTGAAGAGCTCGCGCTGAAGCTCCTCGAACTCTGCAAACGTGGGCGACTCCAGTTTCTCGTTGACCTCCGTAAGGAGGTACCGCGCGGGCTTACGGACGTGCTCGCCATCGAGGGAATGGGGCCGATGAAGACGCAGTTCGTTTGGAAGGAGTTCGATGTCGAGAACATCCGCGACCTCAAGCGACTCCTCGCAAGCGGGAAGCTCGAGGAGGTCCCCGGGTGGGGGGCGAAGTCCGTTGAGAACCTCCTGTATGCCATCGCGATGCTCGAGCGATCGTCCGGACGCATGCCGATTGGGCAGGCACTTCCGCTCGCGGAGCGCATCGTCGAGACGCTCCGCCACTCCGCGCTCTGCACGGAGGTCGAGATCGCAGGATCGCTCCGGCGACGCAGGGAGACGATCGGCGACCTTGATATTCTCGTGACGACCGAGCACCCAACGCGCGTCATGGAGCTCTTCTGCGCGCTCCCCGATGTCCGGCGCGTTATCGCACGGGGTACGACGAAGGCGAATGTGCTCCTCCACCAGGGCATCGAGGCAGACCTCCGCGTGCTCGACCCCGAGGTCTTCGGCGCAGGCCTCCACTACTTCACCGGCTCCAAGGCGCATAACATCGCCACGCGGAAGATCGCAATCGTGAAGGGGTTGACAATCTCCGAGTACGGGGTCTATCGTGGAACCAAAGCGGAGAAGGGGAGACGAGTCGCGTGTCGCACCGAAGTTGACGTTTTTCGAGCCATCGGACTTCCGTACATTCCACCGGAGATTCGCGAGGACAGCGGCGAGCTGTCAGCTGCACGCGCGAGGACACTCCCGAAGCTCATCGAGGCAGAACACCTCCGGGGCGACCTCCACATGCACTCGGCGTTCTCCGACGGGAGCGCGCGCATGGTGGAGATGATCGCCGCGGCGAAGCGGGCGGGGTACGAGTACGTTGCGATCACCGACCACGCATCCACGCAGGGGATCGTGGGAGGAATCCGAACACGCAGCGCGCCTATGGCATCGAGCAGGCGAACGGGCGGGAGTATCGCGGCCTACGTGAAGCAGGTGCGCGCAGCGGCGCGAAAGGTGCGGGGGATCCACGTCCTCGTCGGTGCAGAAGTGGACATCCTTCCCGATGGATCGCTCTACCTTTCGGACGGTGAGCTCCGGTTGCTCGACTGGGTTGTTGCATCGCTCCACTCGAGTTTTCGGCAGCCCGGTGCCAAGCAGACCGCGCGCGTCGTACGGGCACTCGCTCATCCGGCGGTCACCTGCTTTGGCCATCCTACGGGTCGGCTCATCGGTCGGCGCGACGGTGTGACATTTGACTGGGAGGCGGTCATGGGTGCCGCACGGCAGTATGGGGTATCTCTGGAGGTGAGTGCGTCATGGATGCGTCTCGACCTCGATGACATCCACTGCCGCCAGGCCCATGATCGCGGAGTGAAGGTCTGCATCAACAGCGACGCGCACAGCGCAGATGCCCTCGACCCGCGCTTCGGCATCGCCCAGGCGCGTCGGGGCTGGATCGAGCGCAGTGACGTCATCAATGCGCTACCATGGAAGCAGTTTCAGAAACGGATCCTCAAGCGTTCGGTGTGA
- a CDS encoding transglycosylase domain-containing protein → MVRHVCRLLRYSVITVAVLVLIGMGMSAGFVGVLVDQAFRELPEPQSLSASSLVQDVQFLDRKRSPLARYRVGDAHRIVVPYAEFPRHLVDAVVASEDARFWQHEGLDPRGIGRAVQATVVNGARQGGSTIPQQLLKLTMLGGRPGLLRKVEEAMLVRRFDALLGKEGMLELYLNAVFLGHGNTGVESAARDLFGVSASALTLAESALLIGMIPAPNHTSPFCDAGRARERQRIVLRRMVATGVLDATQATEAERLDVRVRLASDDEDIGVTASAASVATSSVATAPGMALTTTMDLPLQRAATLALREHLERYAHRRGEHRGPRFVIPIAALDMWREQLTALRTTVHSWSAPPPLVYDLRSLSDRRSPDALCTAGGTILRKATPKGQASGIVFAHAADGAHVDLGDFTGVLAPPSYAWTKQQITAVVPIGAVVDVVLPDTLPERGGTIPVMLVPRPKVEGAVVAIDPRSGAVRAAVGGYEYTRGDFHRVLRGARPIGSTAKPFVYAAAFAAGTTTPLTPMQDVPLTFIDPWSGDVWEPKNWYVGFHGDMLAYEALARSVNTVAVQVLLGTTAARTAAFVTAFHPVQQLPAVPSIALGTFAWTPLELAGAYLPLARGGTTVPIRWLDAVTRSGETSVVPQEASRPLLAPQFAATLDWMLRQGVRLPDGTGHQLDALGLTIRAKTGTTNDARDAWTVAYTPELLVVAWVGYDVPASLTYGSRQESSTTLAVPIVHAVFHAAKDLGNLGLMPTAEPVLEQSSLTSFAAHGAPRTFTDALREKEEG, encoded by the coding sequence ATGGTTCGTCATGTCTGTCGGCTGCTTCGATACAGTGTCATCACCGTTGCCGTCCTCGTGCTCATCGGCATGGGCATGAGTGCGGGGTTCGTGGGGGTCCTCGTGGATCAAGCGTTTCGGGAACTTCCGGAACCGCAGTCGCTCAGCGCATCGTCGCTCGTCCAGGATGTCCAATTCCTTGACCGCAAGCGCTCACCGCTCGCGCGCTACCGTGTCGGCGATGCGCATCGCATTGTCGTTCCGTACGCGGAATTTCCACGGCACCTCGTTGATGCCGTCGTGGCATCTGAGGATGCACGGTTCTGGCAACACGAGGGTCTCGACCCCAGAGGGATCGGCCGCGCCGTGCAGGCGACCGTCGTCAACGGCGCGCGTCAGGGCGGCTCGACCATTCCGCAGCAACTCCTCAAGCTCACGATGCTCGGCGGGCGACCCGGGCTCCTCCGGAAGGTGGAGGAGGCCATGCTCGTGCGGCGCTTCGACGCGCTGCTCGGGAAGGAGGGGATGCTCGAGCTCTACCTCAACGCGGTTTTCCTCGGCCACGGTAACACCGGCGTCGAGTCGGCGGCGCGCGACCTCTTCGGCGTCTCCGCATCGGCACTCACGCTCGCGGAATCCGCGCTGCTCATCGGCATGATTCCCGCGCCCAACCACACGTCACCGTTCTGTGACGCGGGGCGTGCGCGGGAGCGACAGCGCATCGTCCTCCGTCGCATGGTTGCGACCGGTGTACTCGATGCTACGCAGGCCACCGAGGCCGAACGTCTCGATGTGCGCGTGCGGCTGGCGAGTGACGATGAGGACATCGGTGTCACCGCATCCGCTGCGTCTGTCGCCACGAGCAGTGTGGCGACCGCGCCCGGTATGGCGCTCACCACAACGATGGATCTCCCGCTCCAGCGCGCAGCAACGCTCGCGTTGCGTGAGCACCTCGAACGCTACGCGCACCGGCGCGGCGAGCACCGTGGTCCGCGGTTCGTGATCCCGATCGCTGCGCTGGACATGTGGCGCGAGCAGCTCACCGCGCTCCGCACGACCGTGCATTCCTGGAGTGCACCGCCCCCGCTCGTCTACGATCTGCGGTCGCTCTCGGACCGCCGTTCGCCCGATGCGCTCTGTACCGCTGGCGGGACGATCCTCCGGAAGGCCACCCCCAAGGGACAGGCATCCGGCATCGTATTCGCACATGCGGCAGACGGTGCGCATGTGGACCTCGGTGACTTTACCGGCGTTCTCGCGCCACCGTCGTACGCATGGACGAAACAGCAGATCACTGCCGTCGTTCCCATCGGTGCAGTGGTAGACGTCGTGCTCCCGGACACGCTCCCCGAGCGCGGTGGCACGATTCCGGTCATGCTCGTTCCTCGGCCCAAGGTCGAGGGCGCAGTCGTCGCGATTGATCCGCGCTCCGGTGCCGTGCGCGCTGCCGTCGGCGGGTACGAGTACACACGCGGTGATTTCCATCGCGTGCTCCGCGGAGCACGGCCGATCGGATCCACGGCGAAGCCATTCGTGTACGCTGCGGCATTCGCTGCGGGGACGACGACACCCCTGACGCCTATGCAGGATGTCCCGCTCACCTTCATTGATCCATGGAGCGGCGACGTGTGGGAGCCAAAGAACTGGTACGTGGGATTTCACGGTGACATGCTCGCGTACGAAGCGCTCGCGCGTTCCGTGAACACGGTCGCGGTGCAGGTGCTCCTCGGTACCACCGCAGCGCGAACCGCTGCGTTCGTCACCGCATTCCACCCCGTGCAGCAACTTCCGGCCGTGCCTTCGATCGCGCTCGGCACGTTCGCGTGGACACCGCTCGAGCTCGCCGGTGCGTACCTCCCGCTCGCGCGCGGCGGTACCACGGTGCCGATCCGATGGCTCGATGCGGTCACGCGTTCCGGCGAAACATCCGTCGTCCCGCAGGAGGCATCGCGTCCGCTCCTCGCCCCGCAGTTCGCGGCGACGCTGGATTGGATGCTTCGCCAGGGTGTCCGGTTGCCCGACGGGACCGGCCACCAGCTCGACGCACTCGGGCTCACCATTCGTGCGAAGACCGGCACCACGAACGACGCGCGTGATGCGTGGACCGTGGCCTACACGCCGGAACTCCTCGTGGTCGCCTGGGTGGGATATGACGTTCCCGCGTCGCTCACCTACGGCAGCAGGCAGGAGAGCAGCACGACGCTCGCCGTCCCCATTGTCCACGCCGTGTTCCATGCGGCAAAGGACCTCGGGAATCTCGGGTTGATGCCGACAGCAGAACCCGTACTCGAACAGTCGTCCCTGACATCGTTCGCCGCGCATGGTGCACCGCGAACGTTCACGGATGCGCTCCGCGAAAAGGAGGAGGGATGA